In a single window of the Bradyrhizobium erythrophlei genome:
- a CDS encoding LysR family transcriptional regulator, whose amino-acid sequence MAVFIEVAEQGSFSAAGRRLGLASSVVADRVKGLESRLRVRLLARTTRRQSLTEAGAIYLREARAILATITSLETRLSEQSSTPSGVLKVTAPAPVGRRWIAPFIGDFVRRYPAVRVHLTLEDRFADIVGEGFDVAIRGGPVVDTALIGRRLFETRRVVVASPDYLARHGRPASPDDLANHACIVFNNQRHFHAEWRFGRGDSARNLRVTATLAATNSELPVIWALAGAGLAQKSWWEVADHVTAGRLVTVLDPFEPEPATFFAIHPVSSAQSRKIALFVDELAITLKGLSLGGEAS is encoded by the coding sequence ATGGCGGTTTTCATCGAGGTTGCGGAGCAAGGCAGCTTTTCCGCCGCGGGGCGTCGACTGGGCCTCGCTTCCTCGGTGGTGGCCGATCGGGTGAAAGGTCTCGAGAGCCGCCTTAGGGTGCGGTTGCTGGCGCGCACGACAAGGCGTCAGTCCCTTACCGAAGCCGGAGCGATCTATCTGCGGGAGGCCCGGGCGATTTTGGCCACCATCACGTCGCTGGAAACAAGGCTGTCAGAACAGAGCTCGACGCCATCGGGCGTTTTGAAGGTGACCGCTCCCGCGCCGGTCGGGCGACGGTGGATCGCTCCATTCATCGGTGACTTCGTGCGACGGTATCCTGCCGTGCGCGTGCACCTCACTTTGGAGGATCGCTTCGCCGATATTGTCGGAGAGGGGTTTGACGTCGCGATCCGAGGCGGGCCGGTCGTCGATACCGCGCTGATTGGCCGGCGCCTGTTCGAGACGCGCCGTGTCGTGGTGGCTAGTCCGGATTATCTTGCGCGGCATGGGCGACCGGCAAGTCCTGACGACCTCGCCAACCATGCCTGTATCGTCTTTAACAACCAACGGCATTTCCATGCCGAGTGGCGTTTCGGGCGCGGCGACAGCGCCAGAAATCTTCGGGTGACCGCCACACTTGCTGCAACCAACTCCGAACTGCCGGTGATCTGGGCCCTTGCGGGAGCGGGCCTTGCTCAGAAGTCCTGGTGGGAGGTCGCCGATCACGTCACGGCAGGTCGGCTCGTGACGGTGCTCGATCCGTTCGAACCAGAGCCGGCAACTTTCTTCGCGATCCATCCGGTGAGTAGCGCGCAGTCGCGCAAGATCGCACTGTTCGTCGATGAATTGGCGATCACATTGAAGGGACTATCTCTTGGTGGGGAGGCATCATGA
- a CDS encoding indolepyruvate ferredoxin oxidoreductase family protein, protein MGINQGPISLDQKYTQESGHVFLTGIQALVRLPMAQIRRDRAAGLNTAGFVTGYRGSPLGGYDQQLFAARQHLEQYNIKFQPGVNEDLAATAIWGSQQLNLSPGARHDGVVGIWYGKGPGVDRCGDVFRHGNAAGSAKNGGVLCLAGDDHGAKSSTVPHQSDHAFISALMPYLYPSSIHEMIEMGLLGIAMSRYSGCWVGMKVITETVETTAEIDLTDEMKPFIIPADFEMPPGGLNLRWPDDRYDQDRRLQDYKGFAAIAFARANKVNRITMDSPNARFGIMASGKSYEDIRQALRELGVTPEVAAKIGLRLYKIGMPWPLEPQGVREFAVGLEEILIVEERREIVENQVKQELFNWRDDVRPRIIGKMDDHDKRFLPFAEELSVASLASSLTERLLRLNLNPEIAAMLRAKADWFNGRQATQMQAVAPITRTPYFCSGCPHNTSTKVPDGSRAFAGIGCHFMALWMDRNTETFTHMGGEGVPWVGVAPFTDERHVFANLGDGTYFHSGSLAIRQAIASKANITYKILYNDATAMTGGQHVDGELSPQQITFQLHSEGIRDIYLVSENPDAYPASEIAPGTKTAHRDQLDAVMKTLREVKGASAIVFVQTCAAEKRRRRKRGTLEDPARRVIINPAVCEGCGDCSVQSNCISVEPLETELGRKRTINQSTCNKDYSCLKGFCPSFVTVDGGKLRRRAPAGVGDIGELPEPASRPSLERPYNVAVGGVGGTGVLTIGALLGMAAHIEGKASMILDMSGLAQKGGAVLSHVRLSEHTADVTCSRIVTGTADLVIAADEVVAVAKDTISLCESNRTHGVINTHLIPIADFIMNRDFNFQSRKVNAVLETALRKDSSFFDFTKPAEILLGDSIATNMMMMGYAYQKGLLPLSAASIEQAIEINGVAIKMNTEAFKLGRLAAADPARLVAMLKGQDETTAPKTLDAMSLDEIIAHRSALLTDYQNPKLAERYRNLVKLVRDAAVNGGFGEALPRAVAINYAKLLAYKDEYEVARLYTDGKFEKQLRDQFDGDFKISFNLAPPMLAGGKDALGRPRKRAFGAWMLPLFKILAGLRGLRGTPFDIFGHSADRRLERDLIAGYEKDVAHVLSVLSPLTLDTAVELLSLPDRIRGYGPVKEKSVADAKARYAQLAADLVNPPPAPRQLAAE, encoded by the coding sequence ATGGGAATCAACCAGGGTCCGATCAGTCTCGATCAGAAATACACCCAGGAGTCGGGTCACGTCTTCCTGACCGGAATTCAGGCTCTGGTCCGCCTGCCAATGGCGCAAATTCGCCGCGACCGGGCCGCCGGCCTCAACACCGCCGGTTTTGTGACGGGATACCGGGGCTCCCCGCTTGGCGGCTATGACCAGCAGCTGTTTGCCGCCCGACAACACCTCGAGCAGTACAACATCAAATTCCAGCCCGGTGTGAACGAAGACCTCGCGGCCACCGCGATCTGGGGCTCGCAGCAACTCAATCTTTCGCCCGGCGCCAGGCACGATGGCGTGGTCGGCATCTGGTACGGCAAGGGTCCGGGCGTCGACCGCTGCGGCGACGTGTTTCGCCATGGCAACGCGGCAGGCTCGGCCAAAAACGGCGGCGTGCTGTGTCTTGCCGGCGACGATCACGGCGCAAAATCCTCCACCGTGCCGCATCAGTCGGACCATGCCTTCATCTCGGCGCTGATGCCCTATCTCTATCCCTCCAGCATCCATGAAATGATCGAGATGGGGCTGTTGGGGATCGCGATGTCGCGCTATTCCGGCTGCTGGGTCGGAATGAAGGTGATCACCGAGACCGTCGAGACCACGGCCGAGATCGACCTCACCGACGAGATGAAACCCTTCATCATCCCCGCCGATTTCGAGATGCCGCCGGGCGGACTCAATCTGCGCTGGCCCGACGACCGCTACGATCAGGACCGCCGCCTGCAGGACTACAAGGGGTTCGCCGCGATCGCCTTTGCGCGCGCCAACAAGGTCAACCGCATCACCATGGATTCGCCGAACGCGCGGTTCGGCATCATGGCCTCGGGCAAGAGCTACGAGGATATCAGGCAGGCGCTGCGCGAACTCGGCGTTACGCCTGAGGTCGCCGCCAAGATCGGTCTTAGGCTCTACAAGATCGGCATGCCGTGGCCGCTGGAGCCGCAAGGCGTGCGCGAATTCGCTGTTGGCCTCGAGGAAATACTAATCGTCGAAGAGCGCCGCGAGATCGTCGAGAACCAGGTCAAACAGGAATTGTTCAACTGGCGCGACGATGTGCGGCCGCGCATCATCGGCAAGATGGACGACCACGACAAGCGCTTCCTCCCCTTTGCGGAGGAGCTCAGCGTCGCCTCGCTGGCAAGTTCGCTGACCGAGCGGTTGTTGCGCCTCAACCTCAATCCCGAAATCGCCGCCATGCTGCGCGCCAAGGCCGACTGGTTCAACGGCCGCCAGGCCACCCAGATGCAGGCGGTGGCGCCGATTACCCGCACGCCGTATTTCTGTTCGGGCTGTCCGCACAACACCTCGACCAAGGTGCCGGATGGCAGCCGCGCCTTTGCCGGCATCGGTTGCCACTTCATGGCGCTGTGGATGGACCGCAACACCGAGACCTTCACCCATATGGGCGGCGAGGGCGTGCCCTGGGTCGGTGTGGCGCCCTTTACCGATGAACGGCACGTGTTCGCCAACCTCGGCGACGGCACTTATTTCCACTCCGGCAGCCTCGCGATCCGCCAGGCCATCGCGTCGAAAGCCAATATCACCTACAAGATCCTCTACAACGACGCGACCGCGATGACCGGCGGCCAGCATGTCGATGGCGAATTGTCGCCGCAGCAGATCACCTTCCAGCTGCACTCGGAAGGAATCCGCGACATCTATCTGGTGTCGGAAAATCCCGACGCCTATCCGGCATCCGAAATCGCGCCCGGCACCAAGACCGCGCATCGCGACCAACTCGATGCGGTCATGAAGACGCTGCGCGAGGTCAAGGGCGCTTCCGCCATCGTGTTCGTGCAGACCTGCGCCGCCGAAAAACGCCGCCGCCGCAAACGGGGAACGCTGGAGGATCCAGCCCGCCGCGTCATCATCAATCCCGCGGTATGTGAAGGCTGCGGCGATTGTTCGGTGCAGTCGAACTGCATATCAGTGGAGCCGCTGGAGACCGAGCTTGGGCGCAAGCGCACCATCAACCAGTCGACCTGCAACAAGGACTATTCCTGCCTGAAGGGCTTTTGTCCGTCCTTCGTCACCGTGGATGGCGGCAAGCTGCGCCGCCGTGCGCCGGCCGGTGTCGGCGATATCGGCGAACTGCCAGAACCCGCGTCGCGGCCTTCGCTGGAGCGGCCCTACAACGTCGCCGTGGGCGGCGTCGGCGGCACCGGCGTGCTGACCATCGGCGCGCTGCTCGGCATGGCCGCGCATATCGAGGGCAAGGCCAGCATGATCCTGGACATGTCGGGCCTAGCGCAGAAGGGCGGTGCGGTGCTGAGCCACGTCCGGCTGTCCGAACACACCGCCGACGTCACCTGTTCGCGCATCGTTACCGGCACCGCCGATCTCGTGATTGCCGCTGACGAAGTCGTGGCGGTTGCGAAGGATACGATCTCGCTGTGCGAATCCAACCGAACCCATGGCGTCATCAACACCCATCTGATTCCGATCGCGGATTTCATCATGAACCGCGATTTCAATTTCCAGAGCCGCAAGGTCAACGCCGTGCTGGAAACGGCGCTGCGCAAGGACTCGTCGTTTTTCGATTTCACCAAACCCGCCGAGATCCTGCTCGGTGATTCCATCGCCACCAACATGATGATGATGGGCTATGCCTATCAGAAGGGGTTGTTGCCGCTGTCGGCGGCTTCGATCGAGCAGGCGATCGAGATCAACGGCGTCGCGATCAAGATGAACACCGAGGCGTTCAAGCTCGGACGGCTGGCGGCGGCCGATCCGGCGCGACTGGTGGCCATGCTGAAAGGCCAGGATGAAACGACGGCGCCGAAAACGCTGGACGCGATGTCGCTCGATGAAATCATCGCGCACCGCAGCGCGCTGCTGACCGATTACCAGAACCCCAAACTCGCCGAGCGCTACCGCAATCTGGTGAAGCTGGTGCGCGACGCCGCGGTCAATGGCGGCTTCGGCGAGGCGCTGCCGCGCGCGGTCGCGATCAATTACGCCAAGCTGCTCGCCTACAAGGACGAGTACGAAGTGGCGCGGCTTTATACCGACGGCAAGTTCGAAAAGCAGCTTCGCGATCAGTTCGACGGCGACTTCAAGATCAGTTTCAACCTCGCGCCGCCGATGCTGGCCGGCGGCAAGGATGCCCTGGGAAGGCCGCGCAAGCGCGCCTTCGGCGCCTGGATGCTGCCGCTGTTCAAGATCCTGGCAGGCCTGCGCGGCTTGCGCGGCACGCCGTTCGACATCTTCGGCCACAGCGCCGACCGCAGGCTCGAACGCGATCTGATCGCCGGCTACGAGAAGGACGTGGCCCACGTGCTCTCCGTGCTGTCGCCGCTGACGCTGGATACCGCGGTCGAACTGCTGTCGCTGCCCGATCGCATCCGTGGCTACGGACCCGTGAAGGAGAAGTCGGTGGCCGATGCAAAGGCGCGATACGCGCAATTGGCCGCCGACCTCGTCAATCCGCCGCCGGCGCCGCGGCAGCTCGCAGCGGAGTAG
- a CDS encoding cytochrome c: MLQGRYRAGRAILAAVLLCTASASGQAQSEPSAETIARGKALSEAADCASCHTADPARPFAGGKRIDTPFGGIYSPNLTPDRDTGIGAWSDEQFTRALRHGIAPGGSRYYPAFPYPYFTKMTRDDLLAIRAYLATLAPLRNTRPPSELRWPLNYRVVMRVWDFLFFQPGIFEPDQQKSAEWNRGGYLVTGAAHCGACHTPKNLFGADRRDRRFGGGLVQGWFAPRLDGAERSGLKSWSVDDIVEYLQSGRNSRSNADGLMAEVVVNSTSKMSDADVRAIAVYLKELAPVAPEPAVSPPPQADMATGAAVYAHACIACHEADGSGAPRIYPPLPSNANLQSADPSSTLRIVLDGAQTVTTARAPNPGSMPAYAGKLSDQEIADVVNYIRNSWGNAAPLVTPAQVTKARAQ; the protein is encoded by the coding sequence TTGCTGCAGGGACGATATCGCGCCGGGCGAGCGATTCTCGCGGCCGTGCTTTTGTGCACTGCGTCAGCTTCAGGCCAGGCGCAGTCCGAGCCCTCGGCCGAGACCATCGCGCGCGGCAAGGCGCTGAGCGAAGCGGCCGACTGCGCCAGTTGCCATACCGCCGATCCCGCCCGGCCATTCGCCGGCGGCAAGCGCATCGACACTCCGTTCGGCGGGATCTATTCGCCGAACCTGACGCCCGATCGCGACACCGGCATCGGCGCCTGGAGCGACGAACAATTCACCCGCGCGCTGCGCCATGGCATCGCGCCCGGCGGTTCACGCTATTACCCGGCGTTCCCCTACCCCTATTTCACCAAAATGACCCGCGACGACCTGCTGGCGATCCGCGCCTATCTCGCGACGCTGGCGCCGTTGCGCAATACGCGGCCGCCGTCGGAATTGCGCTGGCCGCTGAATTACCGCGTGGTGATGCGCGTCTGGGATTTTCTGTTCTTCCAGCCCGGCATTTTCGAGCCGGACCAGCAGAAGAGCGCGGAATGGAATCGCGGCGGGTATCTCGTCACGGGCGCCGCGCATTGCGGAGCCTGCCACACGCCCAAGAACCTGTTCGGCGCCGACAGGCGCGACCGACGGTTCGGCGGCGGGCTGGTGCAGGGCTGGTTCGCGCCGCGGCTCGACGGTGCCGAACGCAGTGGGCTGAAATCGTGGAGCGTCGACGATATCGTCGAATACCTGCAGAGCGGCCGCAACAGCCGCAGCAACGCCGACGGCTTGATGGCGGAGGTCGTGGTCAATTCGACCTCGAAGATGAGCGACGCCGATGTCCGCGCGATCGCCGTTTATCTCAAGGAACTTGCACCGGTCGCGCCGGAGCCGGCGGTCAGCCCGCCGCCGCAGGCCGACATGGCGACGGGTGCCGCGGTCTACGCGCACGCCTGCATCGCCTGCCACGAGGCCGACGGGTCGGGCGCGCCGCGAATCTATCCGCCGCTGCCGAGCAACGCCAACCTGCAGTCCGCTGACCCCTCCAGCACGCTTCGCATCGTCCTCGACGGCGCGCAGACGGTGACGACGGCCCGCGCCCCCAACCCCGGATCGATGCCGGCTTATGCCGGAAAGCTTTCCGATCAAGAGATCGCCGATGTCGTCAATTACATCAGGAACTCATGGGGCAACGCCGCGCCCCTGGTGACGCCGGCGCAGGTTACGAAGGCGCGGGCGCAGTAG
- a CDS encoding lipase chaperone, producing MAYERNPNDPYRGNPADDPYRVNPADADNEYRRAARLDNELQPDPELAEGPASGGRIALFAVAIAVVLGAVFYGLNNSSINQAGTSSTAQNTTQSSPPATPGGVRDVTPRANTAPGTTTGAAPAKPQTPPSSAPTGQDMNRSGNPPADNAAPATNPAPNK from the coding sequence ATGGCCTACGAACGCAATCCCAATGACCCCTATCGTGGCAATCCTGCCGACGATCCCTATCGCGTCAATCCCGCGGATGCGGATAACGAGTACCGCCGCGCAGCCCGTCTGGACAATGAATTACAGCCGGATCCCGAACTCGCCGAAGGCCCCGCCAGCGGCGGCAGGATCGCGCTGTTCGCCGTCGCCATCGCCGTGGTGCTGGGTGCGGTTTTTTACGGCCTGAACAACTCATCGATCAATCAGGCCGGCACGTCTTCGACCGCGCAGAACACCACGCAGTCATCGCCGCCCGCAACGCCTGGGGGCGTGCGTGACGTGACCCCTCGCGCCAATACGGCACCGGGAACGACCACCGGTGCAGCGCCGGCGAAGCCGCAGACGCCACCGTCCTCGGCCCCGACGGGCCAGGACATGAACCGGTCCGGCAACCCGCCGGCCGACAACGCAGCGCCTGCAACCAATCCGGCGCCGAACAAGTAG
- a CDS encoding isocitrate lyase/PEP mutase family protein → MSITTADKRATFRKLHETGCFVLPNPWDVGSAKALAHLGFKAIASTSAGFAWSIGKADNRVTLEDALAHLTALCDAVDLPVNADFEGGFAHKPEKVAANVARAVKTGVAGLSIEDSTGDAAKPLYERAFAIERIRAARAAIDADNSGVVLTGRCEGFLVGQPDLDMVIDRLRAYSEAGADCLYAPGIQTKEQIAAVVKAVDPKPVNLLQGWVGLSATEVADLGVRRISIGGSLARTAWGGFMRAAREIAEKGTFTEFGNGYPGGELNKMFG, encoded by the coding sequence ATGTCGATCACGACAGCGGACAAGCGCGCCACCTTCCGCAAGCTCCACGAGACCGGCTGCTTCGTGCTGCCCAACCCCTGGGATGTCGGCAGTGCCAAGGCGCTGGCGCATCTCGGTTTCAAGGCGATCGCCTCGACCAGCGCGGGCTTTGCGTGGTCGATCGGCAAGGCCGACAATCGCGTCACCCTCGAAGACGCGCTGGCGCATCTCACCGCGCTCTGCGATGCGGTCGATCTGCCCGTCAACGCCGATTTCGAGGGCGGCTTCGCGCACAAGCCGGAGAAAGTCGCGGCCAACGTCGCCCGCGCCGTCAAGACCGGCGTTGCCGGATTGTCGATCGAGGATTCCACCGGCGATGCGGCAAAACCGCTCTACGAGCGCGCATTCGCGATCGAGCGCATCAGGGCGGCGCGGGCGGCGATCGATGCCGACAACAGCGGCGTGGTGTTGACCGGCCGTTGCGAGGGTTTTCTGGTCGGGCAGCCCGACCTGGACATGGTGATCGACCGGCTGCGGGCCTATTCGGAGGCCGGCGCGGATTGCCTGTACGCGCCGGGGATCCAGACCAAGGAACAGATCGCGGCGGTGGTGAAGGCCGTTGATCCCAAGCCCGTCAATCTCCTGCAGGGATGGGTCGGCCTTAGCGCGACTGAGGTGGCCGATCTCGGCGTGCGCCGCATCAGTATCGGCGGGTCGCTGGCGCGGACCGCATGGGGCGGGTTCATGCGCGCGGCGCGCGAGATCGCGGAGAAGGGAACGTTCACGGAGTTCGGCAACGGCTATCCCGGCGGCGAATTGAACAAGATGTTCGGCTGA
- a CDS encoding NIPSNAP family protein: MAVTVFIRYQIDPFKRAMFEEYAKRWLAIISRCGGDLIGYWMPHEGTNNVAFALISFESLAAYEAYRARLRTDKEGMANFGFAEANKFILAEERTFLRQVVA, translated from the coding sequence TTGGCCGTCACCGTCTTCATCCGCTACCAGATCGATCCATTCAAGCGCGCGATGTTCGAGGAATATGCCAAACGCTGGCTCGCCATCATTTCGCGCTGCGGCGGCGATCTGATCGGCTACTGGATGCCGCATGAAGGCACCAATAATGTCGCGTTCGCGCTGATTTCCTTCGAGAGTCTTGCGGCCTATGAGGCCTATCGGGCGCGGCTTCGCACCGACAAGGAGGGCATGGCCAATTTTGGCTTTGCCGAGGCGAACAAATTCATCCTGGCGGAGGAGCGAACATTTTTGCGCCAGGTGGTCGCATAG
- a CDS encoding ArsR/SmtB family transcription factor: MKAGPDIAMVASLVGDPARANMLTALMTGRALTASELAHEAGIMPQTASSHLAKLEAGGLIEQEKQGRHRYYRLTDPDVAGVLEGLEGIAARAGHMRVRTGPKDPQLRRARICYDHLAGDLGVQMLDSMKKQRLVRQKKQDIELTAEGERFLANSLQISAETLAHPRRPVCKACLDWSERRHHLAGTLGAAIMSRFTELKWAARDATPGSRVVNFSRNGEKRFAALFGSGE, translated from the coding sequence ATGAAAGCAGGTCCCGATATCGCCATGGTCGCCTCGCTGGTCGGCGATCCCGCGCGCGCCAATATGCTGACGGCGCTGATGACCGGCCGAGCGCTGACCGCGAGCGAGCTGGCGCACGAGGCCGGCATCATGCCGCAGACCGCCAGTTCGCACCTGGCGAAGCTGGAGGCCGGCGGACTGATCGAGCAGGAGAAACAGGGACGCCACCGCTATTACCGACTCACCGATCCCGATGTCGCCGGCGTGCTCGAAGGCCTCGAGGGCATTGCCGCACGCGCCGGTCATATGCGCGTTCGCACCGGGCCGAAGGATCCGCAATTGCGCCGGGCACGGATTTGCTACGATCATCTGGCCGGCGATCTCGGCGTGCAGATGCTCGACAGCATGAAGAAACAACGGCTGGTGCGGCAGAAGAAACAGGACATCGAGCTGACCGCCGAGGGCGAACGCTTTCTGGCGAACAGCCTGCAGATATCGGCCGAAACCCTCGCCCATCCGCGCCGCCCGGTGTGCAAGGCCTGCCTCGACTGGAGCGAGCGGCGCCATCATCTCGCCGGTACGCTCGGGGCGGCCATCATGAGCCGATTCACCGAATTGAAATGGGCCGCGCGCGATGCCACTCCCGGCAGCCGTGTCGTCAATTTCAGCCGCAATGGCGAGAAGCGCTTTGCCGCGTTGTTCGGGTCAGGCGAATAG
- a CDS encoding alpha/beta fold hydrolase: protein MHRIFLAVSAGTLLFLPCISATAAEPAQREPYGIGLEGFAYPYPVSMLPLVNDGEQVRMAYMDVAPAQPNGRTVVLLHGRNFPSSYWAPVIKTLNDKGYRVLVPDQIGFGKSSKPSADLHFDTLARNTIALLDHLQIPKADIVAHSLGGMLSVRIARDYPDRVAHLLLAAPIGLEDYRFYVPPTPTEKIIETEDKLTADGYRKQLEVNYSLKLPPDQVTPFIDARFNIKGSSEYPRWLRAFVSSAQMIYREPVVHEIPLITEPVLFIMGADDHNAPGKPNAPEALRPKMGHNAELAEALAAKMPNARAEVLPNAGHLVFLDAPAKFNELMLAFLAK, encoded by the coding sequence ATGCATCGAATTTTCCTGGCAGTTTCTGCCGGCACCCTGCTCTTCCTGCCCTGCATCTCAGCCACCGCCGCGGAACCGGCGCAGCGCGAACCCTACGGCATCGGCCTGGAAGGCTTTGCCTATCCCTACCCCGTCAGCATGCTGCCGCTGGTCAATGACGGCGAGCAGGTGCGGATGGCCTATATGGATGTAGCGCCGGCGCAGCCGAACGGCCGCACCGTTGTGCTGCTGCACGGCCGCAATTTTCCGTCGAGCTACTGGGCGCCGGTCATCAAGACCTTGAATGACAAGGGCTACCGCGTGCTGGTGCCGGACCAGATCGGTTTCGGCAAATCCTCCAAACCCTCGGCCGACCTGCATTTCGACACGCTGGCGCGCAACACCATCGCGTTGCTCGACCACCTCCAGATCCCGAAGGCCGATATCGTCGCGCATTCGCTGGGCGGCATGCTCAGCGTGCGCATCGCGCGTGACTATCCCGACCGCGTTGCCCACCTGTTGCTCGCCGCGCCCATTGGGCTCGAGGATTACCGGTTCTATGTGCCGCCGACGCCGACCGAAAAGATCATCGAGACCGAGGACAAGCTGACCGCCGACGGTTACCGCAAGCAGCTGGAGGTCAACTACTCCCTGAAACTGCCGCCGGACCAGGTGACGCCGTTCATCGACGCGCGGTTCAATATTAAGGGCAGTTCGGAATATCCGCGCTGGCTGCGCGCCTTCGTCAGTTCGGCGCAGATGATCTACCGCGAGCCGGTGGTGCACGAAATTCCGCTGATCACCGAGCCTGTGCTGTTCATCATGGGCGCCGACGATCACAACGCGCCGGGCAAGCCGAATGCGCCGGAGGCGCTGCGGCCGAAGATGGGCCACAACGCCGAACTCGCCGAGGCGCTGGCGGCCAAAATGCCAAACGCGCGCGCCGAGGTGCTTCCGAATGCCGGGCATCTGGTGTTTCTCGACGCGCCGGCCAAATTCAACGAGCTGATGCTCGCCTTCCTGGCGAAGTAG
- a CDS encoding ArsR/SmtB family transcription factor: MLAVLAALANPHRLRIVATLKAGGRNYVSRLAREIGISRPLLHLHLQKLEDAGLVFSKLELSDDGKALNYFATTDFAIDLRPSTIVDAVKTLTPQNAKSD, encoded by the coding sequence ATGCTGGCCGTGCTGGCTGCGCTGGCCAATCCTCACCGGCTGCGGATCGTGGCCACGCTAAAGGCTGGCGGACGCAACTATGTGAGCCGACTCGCGCGCGAGATCGGCATCAGCCGTCCCCTGCTCCATTTGCATTTGCAGAAGCTGGAGGACGCCGGACTGGTGTTCAGCAAACTCGAACTCTCGGACGATGGAAAAGCGCTCAACTATTTCGCCACTACCGATTTCGCCATCGACTTGCGACCTTCGACGATCGTTGATGCCGTCAAGACGTTAACGCCCCAAAACGCCAAATCCGACTGA
- a CDS encoding DUF6010 family protein: protein MSPQSQLDLTPSILFFPLLVSTAFVALCSFVHEPARQRFSAIFLAGAGAAYLSDGFGLWEFGFCAVITLLAYRGLDNYRAIAIGWALHTCWDIAHHLYGNPIIPFEASSSIGCAVCDLGLAAWYFIGAPTIWKIRFGTAA from the coding sequence ATGTCGCCTCAGTCGCAACTCGATCTGACGCCATCGATCTTGTTCTTTCCTCTGCTGGTGTCGACCGCTTTCGTCGCTCTGTGCTCCTTTGTTCATGAGCCGGCGCGGCAGCGGTTTAGCGCGATATTTCTGGCGGGCGCTGGAGCCGCATACCTTAGTGACGGATTCGGGCTCTGGGAGTTCGGCTTCTGCGCCGTCATTACCCTCCTCGCCTATCGAGGATTGGATAACTATCGGGCGATCGCAATCGGTTGGGCGCTCCACACATGTTGGGACATCGCGCACCATCTTTATGGAAACCCGATCATTCCCTTCGAGGCGAGTTCCTCGATTGGATGCGCCGTCTGCGACCTTGGTCTCGCAGCCTGGTATTTCATCGGCGCCCCGACGATCTGGAAAATTCGCTTCGGTACGGCGGCTTGA
- a CDS encoding GCG_CRPN prefix-to-repeats domain-containing protein, giving the protein MKLLVASAFAVGLGLMAASAQAMPVYPVDKSAPNEIIRVAQGCGPGFHRGPAGACRPLFSCPPGWHPGPYGKKCFRN; this is encoded by the coding sequence ATGAAGCTGCTTGTTGCATCTGCGTTTGCCGTTGGTCTCGGCCTGATGGCGGCGTCCGCCCAGGCGATGCCGGTCTATCCGGTCGATAAATCCGCACCGAACGAAATCATCCGGGTTGCGCAGGGCTGCGGCCCCGGCTTCCACCGCGGACCGGCCGGTGCGTGCCGTCCGCTGTTTAGCTGTCCTCCGGGCTGGCATCCCGGGCCGTACGGCAAGAAGTGCTTCAGGAACTGA
- a CDS encoding twin-arginine translocation signal domain-containing protein, with the protein MERRHFLKLAFGITAGATVLAASAKAAALPPISAEQHLVARPGDAAEPAVVTQDDVDHLRPEQVRWGHHWHRHWHRRHWGWHRWHRRHWGWHRHWRRHRW; encoded by the coding sequence ATGGAACGCCGGCACTTTCTGAAACTCGCCTTTGGAATAACCGCGGGCGCTACGGTGCTCGCTGCGAGCGCGAAGGCAGCAGCATTGCCACCGATTTCAGCGGAGCAGCATCTCGTGGCGCGGCCCGGCGACGCCGCTGAACCCGCTGTGGTCACGCAGGACGATGTCGATCATCTCAGGCCTGAGCAGGTGCGCTGGGGCCATCATTGGCATCGGCACTGGCACCGGCGTCACTGGGGCTGGCACCGTTGGCATCGCCGTCACTGGGGATGGCACCGCCACTGGCGCCGTCACCGCTGGTGA